In Bosea vestrisii, the following are encoded in one genomic region:
- a CDS encoding DUF6958 family protein, whose product MPDHKIEIENVNVNKPGKSERVDRAKYLAMRKALLSVLPDEAPGLTVPDAKEALLPLLPDDVFPQGNTAGWWLKAVQLDLEAKGVIRRAPRKPVHLYRLGTA is encoded by the coding sequence ATGCCTGACCACAAGATCGAGATCGAGAACGTCAACGTCAACAAGCCCGGCAAGTCCGAGCGGGTCGACCGCGCCAAGTATCTGGCGATGCGCAAGGCGCTTCTGTCGGTCCTGCCGGACGAGGCGCCTGGCCTGACCGTGCCCGATGCGAAAGAGGCGCTGCTGCCGCTCCTGCCGGACGATGTCTTCCCGCAGGGCAATACGGCCGGCTGGTGGCTCAAGGCCGTCCAGCTCGACCTCGAGGCGAAGGGCGTGATCAGGCGCGCGCCGCGCAAGCCGGTGCATCTCTACCGGCTCGGGACGGCCTGA
- a CDS encoding aminotransferase class I/II-fold pyridoxal phosphate-dependent enzyme, with product MNAHVPTRRMIERRCGGRILLDGVDTIMLGANDYLGLSTDERVLAATNEAMRLYGTGTGIYPVFVTTPLHEALAENLASFLGVEAVALFSSGGSANGGVLTTLVGAGDVIISDRLNHASIIDGCRLSRADVEAYENRNVAGLRRALEGTRRAKRRLIVTDGIFSMEGGAAPLSEIQALAREFDALLMIDEAHATGVVGPGGAGTAPLCGLANGAPDMLLTGSLSKALGGASGGFVAGPRVLTEKLKAQSRSWIFTMGMTTANAATALTALKICRDDPGPRERLWRNVAHLREALRFYALACHDSDSAITAVKVGGEERARAMTTRLIRAGVFAPAISFPIVAQGEARLRLQVSAAHETAELDEAAAALATAFAETG from the coding sequence ATGAACGCGCATGTCCCGACCCGCCGGATGATCGAGCGCCGCTGCGGCGGGCGCATCCTGCTCGACGGCGTCGACACGATCATGCTCGGCGCCAACGACTATCTCGGCCTCTCGACCGATGAGCGCGTGCTCGCCGCGACCAATGAGGCGATGCGGCTCTATGGTACCGGGACCGGCATCTATCCGGTCTTCGTGACGACACCGCTGCACGAGGCGCTGGCCGAGAACCTCGCCTCCTTCCTCGGCGTCGAGGCGGTGGCGCTGTTCTCCTCCGGCGGCAGTGCCAATGGCGGCGTGCTGACGACGCTGGTCGGAGCGGGGGACGTCATCATCTCGGATCGGCTGAACCATGCCAGCATTATCGATGGCTGCCGCCTGAGTCGCGCCGATGTCGAGGCCTACGAGAACCGCAATGTCGCGGGTCTGCGCCGGGCGCTGGAGGGTACGAGGCGGGCGAAGCGACGCCTCATCGTCACCGACGGCATCTTCAGCATGGAGGGTGGCGCCGCGCCACTCTCTGAGATCCAGGCGCTGGCGCGCGAGTTCGATGCGCTGCTGATGATCGACGAAGCGCATGCGACCGGCGTGGTCGGGCCAGGTGGCGCCGGCACCGCGCCGCTCTGCGGCCTTGCGAATGGCGCGCCCGACATGCTGCTGACCGGCTCACTGTCGAAGGCGCTGGGCGGCGCCAGCGGCGGCTTCGTCGCCGGTCCGCGCGTTCTGACCGAGAAGCTCAAGGCGCAGTCGCGCAGCTGGATCTTCACCATGGGGATGACGACGGCGAATGCCGCGACGGCGTTGACCGCGCTGAAGATCTGCCGCGACGATCCCGGCCCGCGCGAGCGGCTCTGGCGCAATGTCGCTCATTTACGCGAGGCGCTGCGCTTCTATGCGCTCGCCTGTCATGACAGCGACAGCGCCATCACTGCCGTGAAGGTCGGCGGCGAGGAACGGGCGCGCGCCATGACCACGCGCTTGATCCGGGCTGGTGTCTTCGCTCCGGCGATCTCGTTCCCGATCGTGGCGCAGGGCGAGGCGCGGTTGCGGCTCCAGGTCAGCGCCGCGCATGAGACCGCCGAGCTCGACGAGGCAGCGGCAGCGCTGGCGACGGCCTTCGCCGAGACGGGTTGA
- a CDS encoding amidohydrolase, translated as MLHNDPIAALTPEVVAWRHHIHANPELGFQEVETARFVADKLRSFGLEVQEGIGGTGVVGTLRAGSGTRAIGLRAELDALPVIERTGLPYASKKEGVMHACGHDGHSAMLLGAAKLLSENPEFDGTVHFIFQPAEENEGGSMRMIEAGLFERFPVEAVYAVHNWPGVPFGTIAARVGAQMAAVDNFELRFSGLGAHVAMPHLGDDPILAAGAFIQSLQRIVSRAVDPQTPIVVSLTQVHGGNVGNIVPKEVWLQGTCRFFDPALSDLCEKLIGEIAQGVAASHGVTAALGYKRGYPPVINTVEAAALAARAAAVAVGPENVMAEFKPSLGCEDFAFMIRAASGCYAWIGAGEVGPGEGLHGDRYVFNDAIVPHVLRYWQNLVAGALPKAAP; from the coding sequence ATGCTGCACAATGACCCGATCGCCGCGCTGACACCAGAGGTCGTCGCCTGGCGCCATCACATCCACGCCAATCCCGAGCTCGGCTTCCAGGAGGTGGAGACCGCCCGCTTCGTTGCCGACAAGCTGCGCTCCTTCGGTCTCGAAGTGCAGGAGGGCATCGGCGGCACCGGCGTCGTCGGCACGCTGCGCGCCGGCTCCGGCACGCGCGCGATCGGCCTGCGTGCCGAGCTCGACGCACTGCCCGTCATCGAGCGTACTGGCCTGCCCTACGCCTCGAAGAAAGAGGGCGTGATGCATGCCTGCGGTCATGACGGCCACAGCGCCATGCTGCTCGGAGCCGCGAAACTCCTGAGCGAGAACCCTGAATTCGACGGCACCGTCCATTTCATCTTCCAGCCGGCCGAGGAGAACGAGGGCGGCAGCATGAGGATGATCGAGGCAGGGTTGTTCGAGCGCTTCCCGGTCGAGGCGGTCTATGCCGTGCACAACTGGCCGGGCGTGCCTTTCGGCACGATCGCGGCCCGGGTCGGGGCGCAGATGGCGGCGGTCGACAATTTCGAGCTGCGCTTCTCCGGGCTCGGCGCCCATGTCGCCATGCCGCATCTCGGCGACGATCCGATCCTCGCCGCCGGCGCCTTCATCCAGAGCCTGCAGCGCATCGTCTCGCGTGCCGTCGATCCGCAGACGCCGATCGTCGTCAGCCTGACCCAGGTCCATGGCGGCAATGTCGGCAATATCGTGCCGAAGGAGGTCTGGCTGCAGGGTACCTGCCGCTTCTTCGATCCGGCGTTGTCCGATCTCTGCGAGAAGCTCATCGGCGAGATCGCGCAGGGCGTCGCCGCCTCGCATGGCGTCACCGCTGCGCTCGGCTACAAGCGCGGCTATCCGCCGGTGATCAATACAGTCGAGGCGGCGGCATTGGCGGCGCGGGCGGCAGCTGTGGCTGTCGGGCCGGAGAACGTCATGGCCGAATTCAAGCCGAGCCTGGGCTGCGAGGACTTCGCCTTCATGATCCGCGCCGCCAGTGGCTGCTATGCCTGGATCGGCGCTGGCGAGGTCGGTCCCGGCGAGGGGCTGCACGGCGACCGTTATGTCTTCAACGACGCAATCGTCCCGCATGTGCTGCGCTACTGGCAGAACCTCGTCGCGGGCGCGCTGCCGAAGGCCGCGCCATGA
- a CDS encoding TetR/AcrR family transcriptional regulator, whose amino-acid sequence MPRPTKQSPERGSARTRLLEAARDVIRAKGFAATSVDDLCRAADVTKGAFFHHFASKEALGVAAAEFWTQEVTPFFAAAPYHKPADALDRVLAYVAFRKAIIAGDLFEFTCLVGTMAQEVHASAPDIRDACGRSIFGHAATLEADIEQARQERGITAGWTAESLARHTQAVLQGGFVLAKAGNEPELARESLDHLDRYIRHLFHVAEDLEHEPAHDDQLCLRAYAARSRG is encoded by the coding sequence ATGCCACGGCCAACCAAACAGTCGCCCGAACGCGGCAGCGCCCGCACCCGGCTCCTCGAAGCGGCGCGCGACGTCATCCGCGCCAAGGGCTTCGCCGCCACCAGCGTCGACGACCTCTGCCGTGCCGCAGACGTCACCAAGGGCGCGTTCTTCCATCATTTCGCCAGCAAGGAGGCGCTCGGCGTCGCAGCGGCGGAGTTCTGGACGCAGGAGGTCACCCCCTTCTTCGCAGCTGCGCCCTATCACAAGCCGGCCGACGCGCTCGACCGCGTCCTCGCCTATGTCGCCTTCCGCAAGGCGATCATCGCCGGCGATCTCTTCGAATTCACCTGCCTCGTCGGGACGATGGCGCAGGAGGTCCATGCGAGCGCACCCGACATCCGCGACGCCTGCGGCCGCAGCATCTTCGGCCATGCCGCGACGCTGGAAGCCGACATCGAACAGGCCCGCCAGGAGCGCGGGATCACAGCTGGCTGGACCGCCGAGAGCCTGGCGCGACACACCCAGGCCGTCCTCCAGGGCGGCTTCGTCCTGGCCAAGGCCGGCAACGAGCCCGAGCTCGCGCGCGAAAGCCTCGATCACCTCGACCGATACATCCGGCACCTTTTCCACGTCGCGGAGGATTTGGAGCATGAGCCAGCGCATGACGATCAGCTGTGCCTGCGGGCATACGCGGCTCGAAGTCGAGGGTGA